GATGCTATCTGTTAAGGGAAGAAGCTTTGTTTCCCAATCCCCATATGGCAAATTAATGGCGTGGAAAATTATATCTTTGTTTCTTGCTATTTGCGTTAATTGGTTTTGGTTCAATGCATCCCCAGGAATAATCGTCACTGTCGGGTAACGAGAGAATAGATGGTTTAATTTATTTATTGAGCGTGCAAAAGCCGTTACTTCAACTCCGCGATTAACCAATTCTTTAACAATTGCATAGCCCATCCCACCAGAAGCTCCTAATACGAGCGCTTTTTTCACTGTTTCATCTCCTCTGCGTTTATTAACCACTGGTCAATTAATAGCCAAAAAGATTGGCTTCGCTAATAAGCGCTAGCCATTATTTTGGCCTGTCTTTGTCCATTGCAAGAGTAAATCGACATGACGTTTAGCCATCTGTTCAACATCGGCGTATTCATTTACATGCCTTAAATAATGGGTTACAAAACCATGTAAAGATAGAAACATAGACCAAATCACTTGAACAGAGAGCGTTTCTTCACTCCAATTAGCAACGAAATGAGCAAATCTTTGATAAGCTTTCATTGGAGCTTCTTGCATAAAAGTGCGCACCTCATCATCCCTTATTAGGAACATAATTTCATAATGACTTTGGTGTGTCAGCCCAAATGCAATATAATCCTGCATTAGCTGTCGCAGTTTTTCCTCATCGGGAATATCTTTATCCTGAATGGCACACATTCTCTCATCAAGCAATTGAAAATGCTTTTCGACTAATGCAAAAAACAGCTCTGCTTTGTTTTTAAAATGGTAATATAGCGATCCATGACTATAGTTTAGTTTAGTTGCAATTTGTCTCATGCTCACATGCTGATACCCTTTTTCAACAAATAAATTATTTGCCGCTTGCAAAATCATATCACGTGTCAGCTCTTTAGCAACTGCTTTTCTAGCAGACATTCGTATACCTCCATCTAATTGACCAGTGTTCAATTTAATAATATATCAACTGATCTATCCTGTCAAACGGATATTGTGAACTCCTTCTTATAAACTTTCTTTCTAGTTCAAAACGGTAAAATTAAGCTTAAAATCCACTTCTTATGCCCAGCGGGGAGTTCAGGAATACAGGAGGAGTTGAACTGGTAAACCCTTCCGCAAAAGGTGGTAAAAAAGATTGCAAGGCTAGTACATATAGAATGCCATACTCATTAAATTGTTGAGAAGTTATTAAAAATGCTAATAAAAATACACATGAAGCGTATATTAAATTAAATGTAGTAGCTATTTTCACTTTATTCTTGGTCTCAACCTATGTACCTATTCTGTATAGCCAAAACTATAGTCCCAATTTGTTGTGACAGTACTACTAAACTAGTAACTAGTGAAGAACTAGTTAACTCTAAAACAACTAGTGGGATTACCAACTCTCTAAGTCGGCCACTAAGAATTGAGGCTAAATTAGAAAACCACACAGACGAGAAATTTTTGTTTATTAGTAATTTTTTTCATTGTTTCTCCCCCAGAAAAGGTACGGACGGATCAAAATTCTTCCCAATAAACCTACTATCTTTTTTCAACTAATGGAAATAGTTTTTCAGAAAATAGTCCAGAGCCTTATGTTGTCGAAGGGGTTTGGAAATGGTTGAAAAGTGACTAATTATAAGTTTGTTAGTCAACCTCTCGCTTTTATTTCATGTATAACTAGTAAGAGTCTTCATGTTTATAGCTTAATTAGATAAATTTAACATGTTTTTATTCCACTTTAAATTTCATTCAAATAATGTGGTTGTTCTTCCGTTGTTCTAGCAACAAGCCCGTTTTCCCATTCAAATGTTTCAAGCATTGATTTGCTCTTCCACTTTCTGTTCGTTTTATTCAAACTCTTCTATAATTTCTTTAGACTCGAATTTGAACTTGGGCATTCGCCATTTTCCACAGAACAAAGGCGCAAGCGCCCGTTTAGCAACGTAGCGAATGGAACGAATCAACTAAAGATTTAGGAATCATGCCCCTGCAACCAGGGGTATGCCGACGCCTGAGCGGTAAGCCCGTTTTTAGTCAAGCCTTCCTCTTAGCCACGAACCGATGATGACTTATCGTAGGGCGATTTCGCGAAGTCGCCTAGTTGCTGGGCGATGGAGCCGGACGTGGCTATTCGGTTATTTCGTTATCCCCAAGCACCTCATTTTATACTTTCTTATCTTTTCAAAAAGTTCGGCGTATACCGGACTTTTAGGGTGGTGACAGCCCACCAGATCTTCAACTATGTTTTTTATTTTCCATCGAAATTCATTTCGTTCATTACAGGTTTTTTTGTCAACCAGGATCCTACCGTTGTGAACACGACGATACTAATGAGCAAAATGATGATAGAAAGACTTCCAATGATTTTATAATTAAAAACTACCGGCGTAGGATCAATTAATACAATTAGTAATGAAAGGATCGAACCAATAATGATCCCTAGAATCAACCCGATCATCACATATATTAATATTTGCGTGAGTATGATTTTCTTAATACCTAAAGGGGTGACTCCCATTGACCTGAGGACAGCATATTCTTTTCTCTTAGACAACATGGAATTGATTAACGAATGGAAAACACCAATTAATGTTGAAACGACTAGAATCGTTAAAACGACTAGAATCGTTAAAACGATGATAAATATTGCCCATCGTTGAAGAAACATATTTAATGATTCCTTTTGAGCTACGCTGAAAGCATTTATTTTTAGTTCAGGGTATTTTGAGCTTAATTGGTTAAGTTCTTCTAATGTAGTCGCTTCATCCTGAGTTTCTACATATAAATGCGAAAACGTACGATAACGATTTAAAGAATGATCCCAACTAATGATGATATCCGTGTCATCATCTAGTTGATTACTAATACTTGCTATTTTATATTCACCCAAGGGTTGGATTGCTGATAAATCTTCTGAATCAACACCTATAGAAAGGCTATCATCTTTCTTAAAGCCGTTCTGTTTTGCGAACTTTTCAGATATCACCAGCGAATCTTTCGGAATGTTTGTTACGATATCGCTATTTGTTACTGCAACATCCATTCTTATTTCTTTATTACCATCCAAATAGTACATCATATCTAAACCATTATAAAAATAAGTGCCTTCCACACTTGATATTTTTTCAATATCGGTGCTAACCTCTATCGGATCCAGCGTAGAAGATTCTATCAGACGATTTTCTATCACAATTGGTGTTTCATATTGATCCAATAAGAATGTTTCACTATTTTTTTGTATTGTATTTAATATGGTTGTACCAAATATTGCAATAACAAGTAATGTGCTTATGGATATAATAGCTAGCGTATTCTTCCTAACTTGTGGAAGTAAATTATTTATCGCAATAAAAGACTCTTTACCAAATATCTTATCAATGATGGGTAGCAACAATTTTATGCATAACGTAATGATGTTAGGTAACAAGAAGATGAGACATATTAAAAACAATGATATCCCAATTAAAACGAACAAAATAAAAAATTCATTTTTATGGGATAAAACATAACCGATAAGAGCGAATATTCCAGCTATGATGGACAAAACTTTGATAAGACGTGTCCTACTTTTCTCTAGGATAAAACCTTGTCTTTCATTTTCCTGTATTAATTTTAACGGCAAGATTTTTGTGCTACGGTATGCTGGAATCAACATAAACAATTGAAAAACGATGAAACAAATGAGAGCAATTAGAATGACTAAAATCATATTAATCTTTTCGGTAGTAGGAGGTAAATTTAGTGCCTCTTCTGCGAAATGAAATATCTGTTGAACCCCTAATATAGCAAAAATTGTTCCTAGACCTACACCTATTGTATTAATAACGAAGCTTTGAAAAAAGATGATCCTGCTAACTTGTTTTGTAGTAGCACCAATCGAACGCAAAATAGCCATTTGATTTTTAAGTTTGTATAGAATGATATCAAAATTTGATATGACTAATAATGAAGTTACCGTAAGAATTAAGGCTGATAATATGACAATGAAAACATTTAGTGTCTTGATGTTCGAACTAACCAGAGGATCTTCTTCAAAAACATCAATACGAAAATCAGGATCGATCTGTTTGATGCTGTCCGCCATATCTAAAGAAGCTTGGTTTTCCTCGCCCTTGATCATTACATATGTCGCTTCTTCCCCATTTCGTAAAAAAGGCTTCACATTATCCTGATGCATAATTAATAGATCTGGAACGTTAGAAGTACCTTTGATGTCTTCGATAATTTCAATAACTCGATAACTTTTACCTTCTATACTTAGATTATCACCAACGTTGTAATCGAATGTAGCAGCTAATCCTTCATTTAATATGACGGATGATTCATCTAAATCTTCGTTAAATTTGAATCTACTTTTTGTTAAATCATTATTTGTTACACCTAGCGTATATAATTCTAAGCCTTTTTGATCAATTGTCAGATGAGATATAGCTACTTCGGCAGCATCTTCAATCCCGTTTTGAGATTCAATTTCCTGGATTAAACTTTGATTTAAAAATTTAGTTTCTCCTGTATCATACCCAACGGATAAATCAGCGTCACCATACAAAGTCCTAAATGATTGTTCCATGGATTCCTTCGCATTCAATGAATATAGAACCATGGTCACTACTAATATCGTAGCGATCGTAATACTAATGATGGAAGTTAAGATAATGAGACGATTTGCACGAAATAATTGAAATGAAATTCCTCTTAACGTTTTCATTGTATTTTACTTCTTTCCGTAATTTTTTTAAAGATATTTAAAATACTTTCTAAATCATTCTCACTTCTGCATTCATACTCCCCTACTATTTCACCATCGTGGAAGAAAAGAACTCGATCACCATAATTAGCTACAGTCGGATCATGCGTGACAAGTAAAACAGTTTGATTAAATCGATTTTTCATTTCATAAAGGGACTCTAGCACTTCATTTGAAGTATTAAAGTCTAAGTTCCCAGTTGGTTCATCAGCTAATATAATCGGGGGCTGCGAAATAATAGCACGTCCGATTGCTACACGTTGTTGTTGGCCACCTGACAATTGCGTTGGACGATGTTTCCGCCATTTTGTTAATCCGAGTACATTTAGAATTTCTTCTAAACGTTCATCAATCATCTCCCTATTCATATTTTGTAAGATTAATGGTATTACGATATTATCTTCAACTGTTAAATCTTTTAATAGATTGTAAGCTTGGAAGACAAAGCCAATATTTTTTTGACGGTAAAATGAAGCATTCGGTTCTTTAAATAACTTTTCTTGTAACTCTCCATTTAACTTAATCGTTCCAGAAGATGGAGCATCAAGCGCACTCAGGATATTTAATAACGTGCTTTTACCTGATCCACTTGTCCCCATAATAACAACAAACTCGCCCTTATTTATTTTAAAGGATATGTTTTTTAATGCTTTCACTTCAAACCCTTGCCCTTTGTATTCTTTTGTTAAGTTCTTTACTTCAAGGATTACCTCACTCATTTAAGACACCTCGTTTACTAGTAACATTTAGTTCAAGCGTTTGCGCAAAATAATTATTTTTTAAGCACTTTAAAAAATACACTACCGCAAAAATTAGAGCCCTTACAGTTTACATTTATACTGTAGAGCTCCACATTCATTCTTAGAAATTCACCATTTATATACAATTATCTATATATTTGAGGACTGGAATTTTAATAATTAATATTTCTTTCCATACCAATTGGTAACCTCCAATAAAATTAAATACCCAGAATAAATTAAGTCTATGATATCTATATCAGAGTCTATTTTATTATAAAAATCAAATAACTTTTCGTAAAATACTTTTGAACGGTTGCCGATTTCATAAGGTAAGTAACTTAAAACCTCATTCTTGGGAAGTTTCCAAACTAAATTCCCATCACCAGATGTTAAAGTTGCAACATGATACAAAACCGGAGAAACCTGAGTAGTTAAGAGCCTGAGTAGTCTTATTGATCTGTTATTCCCACTATCAAGAAGTCCTGAAAAATACTCTGGAACAACCTCCACATTTTCCAAGTGTTTTATAGCCTCATTTTTCAATTGAGAATTTGTTGGCTCTTTTATCGATATATCACCGCTAATTAATTTATAGCTTCCCTTCACAAGACCTATCATTTCTCCTAATTTCGATATTGGAACAGCATCACATTGAATATAGCTGAATGGACTAATATTTATTCTTGATAATCCTTTATTAATCCCTATATATATATCCATGGGTAATGTACCATTCGGCCTGAATATTTCATCGTCTAAAAACAATTTAAAATCTATATCACTAGAATTTGAAATAGCCCCTCCTTTTAGTGCCGAACCATGTAAAACCAACCCCCTAAAATAGGGTTTTGTATACTTAAAATATACTTTTGAGATTTGATTAATTATTTCATCTCCAATTTTTAAATCAAATAACTCATTATGCATTTTATCTCCTCCTAAATAGATTATTTTATATCAATATTAATTTGAGATTTATAGTATATGACATTTATTATGAAATTTATCCAATAAGCCAAAGTGTTAACAAAAGACAAACTCAACGAGTTGCTAATTCATTTTTTCATTATTATTCAACCAGGAACCCTAAACTATTGACTTTTCCACTGTTTTCACTTCCAATTTTTTCTAGTATATTTTGTTTTATTAAAATAATAACATACTCTTTCTCTGAAAGTTTCAAAATATTAATAGTCGTATATATATTATCACTAACTACAATTAATTAACTACGAGTCAATGTATAAAGATTCCAGTTTAATTTTATATAGAAATGCCCTTAAATTATTTCCCTTATTAGCTAAGAAGGCTAAATAACAATCGAATGCTATTCTTACATCAGAAAAATATGCTCAAAGTCATAAACGTATCCAATGTTTTCCTAAAAGGTAGACGGGCCAGCTTAAGTAGGGTTTGTCTGCTTCGTTCTATTCTCGCTTGATTTTCCATTTCCAACAGTTTCTCCAGGAAGGCATGATATGGTGTATTATCTTTAGAGGCTTCTTTCGTGAGGGTACGCCATTCTGACTGGATGGTGGATAATTTGAGTGATTCACAGTATGTATCAATCACCTGTTTCATCGCTCTCCCTCCTGAGGAATTTGGTCGTAGACGCTTAGTGGGCAAACGGCGATCTCTATATCTGATGCAGCGTGGAAGGTGCCGTATCCCGACTTAAACTTCTTTGTTTCTACTCAGGCTCCCCGATATGGGGATCTTACGGCAACTCACATCTGGGATAAATGATCTCCCCGTATCTTTAAACAACCCAGGAACTGTTCGCGACAAAGCATGAAAAAACATTCCGCTTGAATAGCTTGGCGTGTGTAACAAAGCCATTATTTTTTCGTTCATGGATACCACCGAATTAGCACGGACTCCAAACAATTTTTCCACTCTGCTCATTATGATCCATACTTATATCAAAGTAATGCTTCGTATAAAAGTGTTTTAGTCGTTCCACATGATCAAAATCGCGTTTGACAATATCGCCTGTAATATAATGTTTGTTCTCTTGATGGGCAATCTCTTTTAAATGTTTCATTAAGACCGAACCGAATCCTTTATTTTGTTCGCCTTTAATATCGGAAATATGAATCGTGGTTTCTGATTTATATTCAGCTTCAATAGCAGAATCCCAATTCCCTCGAAATGGTTTTGTACATTCGTGAAGCATAAGTTGAATCGTATTTGCTTTTCGATTGGCATAAACAATGACCCAATTCGCTTCTTTTGTTTGGTCAATACTAACGATATATGCTTTTTTGGCAATTTCCTTCACATTTTCCTGCATGCGAAAGACTTGAATTTCCAGTGCATCCAGTTCTTCCTGTAATTCCTGCTTATTTTTTTCGTTTTCTATAAAAGCGGTACTTTGCATGATATCACCTGCATTTTTAAATTTACGCACACAATTTGACATTCTACACGATGAATAGGAACTAACGCAAATGTAAAAAAATTTGCAATAATCACTTCAAATTACTCTTTATTCTGTCGATATGTAAACAAAGGTTCTGTTTCCTTTATAAGACAATTTTCTTAAAGGGATTCCTTATTTAATAGACAATATCTCCAAAAACTTAAAAATCGTGTTGTTATTTCTACCGCAACTTTCCTTGTCCATGAAGAAGGAAAGCATTTTTACGCAATCGTGAAGTGTTGCTTTTGTTTGTTAATCAAAACGCTTTTTAGAAAAACTTGGCTTGTCGCCAAGTCTTATGGCAGAAGCCTTTGTTTTTCTTATACTATAAACAAAGAAATCTTATACTTTCCTATAGTGGAACAAAGGCGCGGGGCGCCCGTTTAGCAACGTAGCGAATGGAACGAATCAACTAAAGATAAAGGAATCATGCCACTAAAAACAGGGGTATGCCGACGCCTGAGCGGCTAGCCCGTTTTTAGTCGGCCTTCCCCTTAGCGACGAACCGAAGATGACTTATCGGAGGGCGCATTTCTAAAGTCGCATCGTTGCTGGCGTTTGCGCCGGACGTGGCTAGTCGGTTATTTCGTTATCCTAAAGCACCTAATTTTATACTTCTTATCTTTGAACATCAAATTGGTGATTTTATTACCATTCTTTGCCACTCCTAAAGCGCAGGAATATGCAGCATTATGCAAAATGAAGTGAGCGAATTTTCTATGACAAATGCTATAGAGGGGGATTCCATGCAGAAAAAGAAAGCAAAGAAATTAACGAACGAAAAAAAGAAGACAAAAACCATTAGGAAAAAACTCATTTTTACTTGGCGAAATTTGCGCATTCATAAAAAATACTTATCTGTTTTCTTTTTCACCATTGCCTTACTCCTTACTTCTTCCGTAATTGTATATGTACAATTAAAAGGCGGACAAAAGGATATTCAAAAAGTAAATGAGTTACAAGAGCAGACGAATCAAATATCGCAATTAGCAATTATCATTCAGGCAAAAGATGTACAATCTGCTGATTATTTAATCACTGAGAATACAAAGTATTTTAGCGCTTTCCAGGATTATCAAGAGCAATTTGATCAAATCGCACAACAGTTAGACAAAACGATTGACGGGAAGAAACAAAAAAACATTTTCAACGATATTCTGCAAAACAATGCTTCCATTGATGAAGCTTTTATGGAACGGATGGTAACTTCTGTCGAAGAAGGAAGAGAACAATTTGCTAATACCATTCGCCACTACTCAGGAAGACTTCGTACAGATACACTTACACTTGTTAACAATCTTCTAGAGCAAACACAAGAACAGCAAGCTGCCGCAATCGCTGAAGCGGAGGACAGTTCAAACAGGAGCGTATACATATTGGCTATCACTAATCTGTTAGCATTGGTCATTGGCGTTCCATTTATGATTATAGTTAGCCGAGGTATTACAGCAAGATTACAGAGCATTGTCCAATCAACAAAAGAAGTAGCATCTGGGAACTTACAGGTAAAACAAGAAGAGGATCGAGCAAAAGATGAAATAGGACAACTTGCTCAATCCGTACACATGATGAAGGAACGAATACGCGACATCATCCACAGCGTACAAATGGCTACGTCATCTGTCTCCACCCAAAGTGGGCAGTTAACAAAATCAGCAAGTGAAGTAAAAGAAAGCAACCACCAAATTGCTGCAACGATGGAGGAATTAGCTAGTGGTACAGAGGCACAATCAACAGGAGCCAATGAGTTGTCAGAAAAAATGAATAGCTTTGTCGATAATGTTCATATTTCGGAGCAAAGAGGAAATGAAGTAATGACAGATGCTAGTGATGTTCAGCAATGGACAACAGACAGCTCCAAACTGATGGAACAGTCCGTTCAGCAAATGAATCAAATTGACGCCATTATGGAGCAGGCCGTGCAACAGGTAAGGGGATTGGATGAACAGTCTAACCAAATCTCTAAGCTCATTAAGGTTATTCGAGATATTGCAGAGCAGACCAATCTATTATCCCTAAACGCTGCTATTGAGGCCGCAAGAGCTGGGGAACATGGCAGAGGCTTTGCAGTGGTAGCGGATGAAGTAAGAAAGCTATCAGAACAAGTCGCTCAATCCGTGGGTGAAATTACAACAATTGTCCAACGTATTCAATCAGAGACAAGCGAAGTGGTTGCTTCCCTGCATCAAGGTTATGATGAAGTAAAAACAGGAAAGAAGCAGATTGAAGACACAGGCACCAACTTCCAACAAATGAACCGCGCTATTACCAATATGATTGAAAAGATGCAAGCTATTTCTATCAAGCT
This genomic interval from Virgibacillus pantothenticus contains the following:
- a CDS encoding methyl-accepting chemotaxis protein, whose amino-acid sequence is MQKKKAKKLTNEKKKTKTIRKKLIFTWRNLRIHKKYLSVFFFTIALLLTSSVIVYVQLKGGQKDIQKVNELQEQTNQISQLAIIIQAKDVQSADYLITENTKYFSAFQDYQEQFDQIAQQLDKTIDGKKQKNIFNDILQNNASIDEAFMERMVTSVEEGREQFANTIRHYSGRLRTDTLTLVNNLLEQTQEQQAAAIAEAEDSSNRSVYILAITNLLALVIGVPFMIIVSRGITARLQSIVQSTKEVASGNLQVKQEEDRAKDEIGQLAQSVHMMKERIRDIIHSVQMATSSVSTQSGQLTKSASEVKESNHQIAATMEELASGTEAQSTGANELSEKMNSFVDNVHISEQRGNEVMTDASDVQQWTTDSSKLMEQSVQQMNQIDAIMEQAVQQVRGLDEQSNQISKLIKVIRDIAEQTNLLSLNAAIEAARAGEHGRGFAVVADEVRKLSEQVAQSVGEITTIVQRIQSETSEVVASLHQGYDEVKTGKKQIEDTGTNFQQMNRAITNMIEKMQAISIKLKENTTTSESMDQLVKEMASISQESAAGVEQVAASTEETTSTMEQVSYNVDELAELAKELNKQVNVFKL
- a CDS encoding FtsX-like permease family protein, encoding MKTLRGISFQLFRANRLIILTSIISITIATILVVTMVLYSLNAKESMEQSFRTLYGDADLSVGYDTGETKFLNQSLIQEIESQNGIEDAAEVAISHLTIDQKGLELYTLGVTNNDLTKSRFKFNEDLDESSVILNEGLAATFDYNVGDNLSIEGKSYRVIEIIEDIKGTSNVPDLLIMHQDNVKPFLRNGEEATYVMIKGEENQASLDMADSIKQIDPDFRIDVFEEDPLVSSNIKTLNVFIVILSALILTVTSLLVISNFDIILYKLKNQMAILRSIGATTKQVSRIIFFQSFVINTIGVGLGTIFAILGVQQIFHFAEEALNLPPTTEKINMILVILIALICFIVFQLFMLIPAYRSTKILPLKLIQENERQGFILEKSRTRLIKVLSIIAGIFALIGYVLSHKNEFFILFVLIGISLFLICLIFLLPNIITLCIKLLLPIIDKIFGKESFIAINNLLPQVRKNTLAIISISTLLVIAIFGTTILNTIQKNSETFLLDQYETPIVIENRLIESSTLDPIEVSTDIEKISSVEGTYFYNGLDMMYYLDGNKEIRMDVAVTNSDIVTNIPKDSLVISEKFAKQNGFKKDDSLSIGVDSEDLSAIQPLGEYKIASISNQLDDDTDIIISWDHSLNRYRTFSHLYVETQDEATTLEELNQLSSKYPELKINAFSVAQKESLNMFLQRWAIFIIVLTILVVLTILVVSTLIGVFHSLINSMLSKRKEYAVLRSMGVTPLGIKKIILTQILIYVMIGLILGIIIGSILSLLIVLIDPTPVVFNYKIIGSLSIIILLISIVVFTTVGSWLTKKPVMNEMNFDGK
- a CDS encoding TetR/AcrR family transcriptional regulator, with the translated sequence MSARKAVAKELTRDMILQAANNLFVEKGYQHVSMRQIATKLNYSHGSLYYHFKNKAELFFALVEKHFQLLDERMCAIQDKDIPDEEKLRQLMQDYIAFGLTHQSHYEIMFLIRDDEVRTFMQEAPMKAYQRFAHFVANWSEETLSVQVIWSMFLSLHGFVTHYLRHVNEYADVEQMAKRHVDLLLQWTKTGQNNG
- a CDS encoding ABC transporter ATP-binding protein; the protein is MSEVILEVKNLTKEYKGQGFEVKALKNISFKINKGEFVVIMGTSGSGKSTLLNILSALDAPSSGTIKLNGELQEKLFKEPNASFYRQKNIGFVFQAYNLLKDLTVEDNIVIPLILQNMNREMIDERLEEILNVLGLTKWRKHRPTQLSGGQQQRVAIGRAIISQPPIILADEPTGNLDFNTSNEVLESLYEMKNRFNQTVLLVTHDPTVANYGDRVLFFHDGEIVGEYECRSENDLESILNIFKKITERSKIQ
- a CDS encoding N-acetyltransferase; this translates as MQSTAFIENEKNKQELQEELDALEIQVFRMQENVKEIAKKAYIVSIDQTKEANWVIVYANRKANTIQLMLHECTKPFRGNWDSAIEAEYKSETTIHISDIKGEQNKGFGSVLMKHLKEIAHQENKHYITGDIVKRDFDHVERLKHFYTKHYFDISMDHNEQSGKIVWSPC
- a CDS encoding ATP-binding protein; the encoded protein is MKQVIDTYCESLKLSTIQSEWRTLTKEASKDNTPYHAFLEKLLEMENQARIERSRQTLLKLARLPFRKTLDTFMTLSIFF